One window from the genome of Amycolatopsis sp. NBC_01480 encodes:
- a CDS encoding thioredoxin domain-containing protein, whose protein sequence is MPNRLADATSPYLLQHADNPVDWWQWGAEALAEARRRNVPILLSVGYAACHWCHVMAHESFEHEGTAALMNAHFVNIKVDREERPDVDAVYMAATQAMTGQGGWPMTCFLTPEGEPFHCGTYYPPSPRSGMPSFSQLLVAVAEAWTERPEDLRTSAKQIIGHLTEQGGPLPESAVDAEVLAAAVKKLGEDADPVNGGFGGAPKFPPSMVLEFLVRHHERTGSAEALSLAESAAGAMARGGIHDQLAGGFARYSVDAGWTVPHFEKMLYDNALLLRFYAHLARRGSAFAQRVAEGVAEFLATDLRTPQGGFAASLDADTDGVEGLTYVWTPEQLRSVLGDEDGEWAAELFGVTASGTFEEGASTLRLLGDPDPERYERVRRALLAERATRPQPGRDDKVVAAWNGLAITALAEAGVALDRPQWIELARDAASLLLEVHVVDGRLRRSSRDGVVGGSAGVLEDYACLADGLLALHQATGEPHWLTEAARLLDLALAHFASETADGAYYDTADDAESLVQRPSDPTDNASPSGASALAGALLTASALAGHEQAARYRDAAELALRRVGLLATRAPRFAGHWLSVAEAAQSGPVQVAVVGPAPELVTAAARHIHGGGVVLAGAPDASGVPLLADRPLVSGEPAAYVCRGYVCDRPVTSAEDLLAQLRR, encoded by the coding sequence ATGCCGAACCGACTGGCGGACGCCACCAGCCCGTACCTCCTGCAGCACGCGGACAACCCCGTGGACTGGTGGCAGTGGGGTGCCGAAGCGCTGGCCGAGGCGCGCCGGCGGAACGTGCCGATCCTGCTGTCGGTCGGCTACGCGGCCTGCCATTGGTGCCACGTGATGGCGCACGAGTCCTTCGAGCACGAGGGCACCGCGGCGCTGATGAACGCGCACTTCGTGAACATCAAGGTCGACCGCGAGGAGCGGCCGGACGTCGACGCCGTCTACATGGCCGCCACGCAGGCGATGACCGGTCAGGGCGGCTGGCCGATGACGTGTTTCCTCACGCCCGAGGGCGAGCCGTTCCACTGCGGCACCTACTACCCGCCGTCCCCGCGGTCCGGGATGCCGTCGTTCAGCCAGCTACTGGTCGCCGTCGCCGAGGCGTGGACGGAGCGGCCGGAAGACCTGCGCACGAGCGCGAAGCAGATCATCGGGCACCTCACCGAGCAGGGCGGCCCGCTGCCGGAGTCGGCGGTGGACGCCGAGGTGCTGGCCGCGGCGGTGAAGAAGCTCGGCGAGGACGCCGACCCGGTGAACGGCGGATTCGGCGGCGCGCCCAAGTTCCCGCCGTCGATGGTGCTGGAGTTCCTGGTGCGCCACCACGAGCGCACCGGCTCGGCCGAGGCGCTCTCGCTGGCGGAGTCGGCGGCCGGCGCGATGGCCCGCGGCGGCATCCACGACCAGCTGGCCGGCGGCTTCGCGCGGTACTCCGTGGACGCCGGGTGGACCGTGCCGCACTTCGAGAAGATGTTGTACGACAACGCTTTGCTGCTGCGCTTCTACGCGCACCTGGCCCGGCGCGGCTCGGCCTTCGCCCAGCGCGTCGCCGAGGGGGTCGCGGAGTTCCTGGCCACGGACCTGCGTACGCCGCAGGGCGGCTTCGCCGCTTCGCTCGACGCGGACACGGACGGCGTCGAGGGCCTCACCTACGTCTGGACGCCGGAGCAACTGCGTTCCGTACTCGGTGACGAAGACGGCGAGTGGGCCGCTGAGCTGTTCGGCGTCACGGCGTCCGGCACGTTCGAGGAGGGCGCCTCCACGTTGCGCCTGCTCGGCGACCCCGATCCCGAGCGTTACGAGCGGGTCCGGCGGGCGCTGCTGGCCGAGCGGGCCACGCGCCCGCAGCCGGGCCGGGACGACAAGGTCGTCGCGGCGTGGAACGGGCTCGCGATCACGGCGCTGGCCGAGGCAGGCGTGGCCCTGGATCGTCCACAGTGGATCGAGCTGGCGCGGGACGCCGCCTCGCTGCTGCTCGAGGTGCACGTGGTCGACGGTCGGCTGCGGCGCAGCTCGCGCGACGGCGTCGTCGGCGGCTCCGCCGGGGTGCTCGAGGATTACGCCTGCCTCGCCGACGGTTTGCTGGCGCTGCACCAGGCAACGGGCGAACCGCACTGGCTCACCGAGGCGGCGCGGCTGCTCGACCTCGCGTTGGCGCACTTCGCCTCCGAGACCGCGGACGGCGCGTACTACGACACCGCGGACGACGCCGAATCCCTGGTCCAGCGCCCCTCCGACCCCACCGACAACGCGAGCCCCTCGGGTGCGTCCGCGCTGGCGGGCGCCCTGCTGACGGCGTCCGCGCTGGCCGGTCACGAGCAGGCCGCGCGCTACCGGGACGCCGCCGAGCTGGCGTTGCGCCGCGTCGGGCTGCTGGCCACGCGGGCGCCGCGGTTCGCCGGGCACTGGCTTTCGGTCGCGGAGGCGGCGCAGTCGGGCCCGGTGCAGGTCGCGGTCGTCGGCCCGGCGCCCGAGCTGGTCACCGCCGCCGCGCGGCACATCCACGGCGGTGGTGTGGTCCTCGCGGGCGCGCCGGACGCGTCGGGGGTGCCGCTGCTGGCGGACCGCCCGCTGGTCTCGGGCGAGCCGGCGGCCTACGTCTGCCGCGGCTACGTCTGCGACCGCCCGGTGACTTCGGCCGAAGACCTGCTGGCCCAGCTGCGACGCTGA
- the mca gene encoding mycothiol conjugate amidase Mca, with the protein MVRADELTSDDNRNLRLMAVHAHPDDESSKGAATMAKYVAEGHEVMVVTCTGGEAGSILNPAMDRPEVLANMSEIRREEMATAAKILGVKHRWLGFIDSGLPEGDPLPPVPEGSFAVVPLEESTEALVRVIREFRPHVMTTYDENGGYPHPDHIRTHEVSMAAFDAAGDPERFPEAGEPWQPLKLYYGHGFSKARMIAFDTALKAAGQPSPYEEWLKSWPADRPDIMERVTTRVECGEYFEVRDEALKAHATQIDPTSRWFAVPLDVQREMWPTEEYELNRSLVDSTLPEDDLFAGIKEKVSP; encoded by the coding sequence ATGGTGCGAGCTGACGAGCTGACGAGCGACGACAACCGGAACCTGCGTCTCATGGCGGTGCACGCGCACCCTGACGACGAGTCGAGCAAGGGCGCCGCCACCATGGCCAAATACGTGGCCGAGGGCCACGAGGTGATGGTGGTGACCTGCACCGGCGGCGAGGCGGGCAGCATCCTCAACCCGGCGATGGACCGGCCGGAGGTGCTCGCCAACATGTCGGAGATCCGGCGCGAGGAGATGGCGACCGCCGCGAAGATCCTCGGGGTCAAGCACCGCTGGCTCGGCTTCATCGACTCCGGGCTGCCCGAGGGCGACCCGCTGCCGCCGGTGCCCGAGGGCTCGTTCGCCGTGGTCCCGCTGGAGGAGTCCACCGAGGCGCTGGTCCGCGTGATCCGCGAGTTCCGGCCGCACGTGATGACCACGTACGACGAGAACGGCGGCTACCCGCACCCGGACCACATCCGCACCCACGAGGTGTCGATGGCGGCCTTCGACGCGGCCGGCGACCCGGAGCGGTTCCCCGAGGCCGGCGAGCCGTGGCAGCCGCTGAAGCTGTACTACGGGCACGGCTTCTCCAAGGCCCGGATGATCGCCTTCGACACCGCGCTGAAGGCCGCCGGCCAGCCCTCGCCGTACGAGGAGTGGCTGAAGTCCTGGCCCGCGGACCGGCCCGACATCATGGAGCGGGTTACCACGCGCGTCGAGTGCGGTGAATACTTCGAGGTGCGGGACGAGGCGCTCAAGGCGCACGCCACGCAGATCGACCCGACCAGCCGATGGTTCGCGGTCCCGCTCGACGTGCAGCGCGAGATGTGGCCGACCGAGGAGTACGAGCTGAACCGCTCCCTGGTGGACAGCACGCTGCCGGAGGACGACCTGTTCGCCGGCATCAAGGAGAAGGTGAGCCCATGA